A stretch of Myroides oncorhynchi DNA encodes these proteins:
- a CDS encoding sulfite exporter TauE/SafE family protein: MITALIFGLISSLHCIGMCGPIAMMLPVSKSNGTKKAMQIFSYHLGRISAYSILGLVFGLFGKGLFLAGLQQQMSIVVGVLMIVFVLVPQNKLGSFGFLKPFYFVVSKVKNKLGSQFKKQNKGTLFTIGFFNGFLPCGMVYVALFGALATQNVYLGMMYMMLFGVGTIPLMSTIVYVRDMFSVKVRNNIMKYYPYVIVLFGMLFIVRGLGLDIPFLSPDNLNLFVRGEADC, translated from the coding sequence GTGATCACGGCTCTTATTTTTGGACTGATTAGTAGTCTTCACTGTATCGGTATGTGTGGACCTATTGCTATGATGTTACCTGTATCTAAGAGTAATGGTACTAAAAAAGCTATGCAGATATTTTCCTATCATTTAGGGAGAATATCTGCATATTCTATTTTAGGACTTGTTTTTGGTCTATTTGGAAAAGGCTTGTTCTTAGCCGGATTACAACAACAGATGTCAATTGTAGTTGGTGTACTTATGATTGTATTTGTATTAGTGCCACAAAACAAACTTGGAAGTTTTGGTTTCTTAAAACCTTTTTATTTTGTTGTTAGTAAAGTTAAAAACAAATTAGGAAGTCAGTTTAAGAAACAAAATAAAGGTACTTTATTTACAATAGGTTTCTTTAATGGTTTTTTACCATGTGGAATGGTATATGTAGCATTGTTTGGTGCATTAGCTACACAAAATGTTTATCTAGGTATGATGTATATGATGTTGTTTGGAGTAGGGACTATTCCTTTGATGAGCACTATTGTCTATGTTAGAGATATGTTCTCTGTTAAGGTTAGAAACAATATTATGAAGTATTATCCCTATGTGATTGTACTGTTTGGAATGTTGTTTATAGTTAGAGGACTTGGTCTAGATATTCCTTTTTTATCTCCTGATAATCTAAATCTTTTTGTTAGAGGAGAGGCTGATTGTTAG
- a CDS encoding FixH family protein, which translates to MKFNFGTGIVIAMGLFMIFILQYVIRVQVDSKFDNELVTENYYQQEIEVDGKHDREVAALKLNEKLSIESNRNGDITIAFPTNFDVKNITGKIFLYRPSNQKLDFDMPISLSSSNLLIPNNTLVDGRWDIAVEWSYEGTDYRNKQSLTVKKD; encoded by the coding sequence ATGAAATTTAATTTTGGAACAGGAATCGTTATTGCAATGGGATTGTTTATGATCTTTATTTTGCAGTATGTGATTAGAGTGCAGGTAGATAGTAAGTTTGATAATGAGTTAGTTACTGAAAATTACTATCAACAAGAAATAGAGGTGGATGGTAAGCATGATAGAGAAGTAGCTGCTTTAAAACTTAATGAGAAGTTATCTATTGAAAGTAATAGAAATGGTGATATTACTATTGCTTTTCCTACTAATTTCGATGTGAAAAATATTACAGGTAAAATATTCCTATATAGACCGTCTAACCAGAAATTAGACTTTGATATGCCTATATCACTGTCTTCTTCCAATTTGCTCATACCTAACAATACGCTGGTAGACGGTCGTTGGGATATTGCTGTGGAATGGTCTTATGAAGGGACTGATTACAGAAATAAACAAAGTTTAACTGTAAAAAAAGATTAA
- the ccoN gene encoding cytochrome-c oxidase, cbb3-type subunit I: MEVQQFYYDNKIVKKFLYASIFFGAVGMLVGLLLAVMFIFPNLTDGISWLSFGRLRPLHTNAVIFAFVGNAIFGGIYYSLQRLCKARMYSDFLSKLHFYGWQLILIGAVITLPLGYTTSKEYAELEWPIDIAIALIWVTFGVNMIMTIIKRRERHIYVAIWFYLATFVTVAVLHIFNSLELPVNALKSYSVYAGVQDALVQWWYGHNAVAFFLTTPFLGLMYYYLPKAANRPVYSYRLSIIHFWSLIFLYIWAGPHHLLYSALPEWAQNLGVVFSVMLIAPSWGGMINGLLTLRGVWDKVRVDPVLKFFVVGITGYGMATFEGPMLSLKNVNAIAHYTDWIVAHVHVGALAWNGFMTFGMVYWLIPRMVKTELYSKAAANFHFWIGTLGIILYTIPLYVAGFSQHLMWKDFNPDGTLKYGNFLETVTAIMPMYAMRAIGGTLYLAGVLVLIYNIYKTVRAGQPVEDELAEAPALQRISAGRLKGEGWHTHLERRPIQFTILTTVAILIGGLVQIVPTIFVKSNIPTITSVKPYTPLELEGRDLYIREGCVGCHSQMIRPFRSEVERYGEYSKSGEYVYDHPFLWGSKRTGPDLFRVGGKYSDSWHYNHMYDPQSTSPNSIMPGYKWLFANKNANYTEIETKMSVMRTLGVPYTDEDIAGAQASIKKQSEEIAKNLEGDPDYVKSYEDSKKRSAERGEEFVPMSNREIVAVIAYLQRLGTDIKKVEE, encoded by the coding sequence ATGGAAGTGCAACAATTTTATTATGACAACAAAATTGTAAAGAAATTTCTTTATGCTTCAATCTTCTTTGGAGCTGTCGGAATGCTAGTAGGATTACTTTTAGCAGTGATGTTTATATTTCCCAATTTGACAGATGGAATATCTTGGTTGAGTTTTGGGAGATTACGTCCATTGCATACAAATGCCGTGATTTTTGCGTTCGTTGGTAACGCAATCTTTGGTGGTATTTACTATTCTTTACAAAGGTTATGTAAAGCCAGAATGTATAGCGACTTTTTAAGTAAGCTTCACTTTTACGGATGGCAATTAATTTTAATCGGTGCTGTTATTACCTTACCATTAGGGTATACAACATCAAAAGAGTATGCTGAATTAGAATGGCCTATCGATATCGCTATCGCGTTAATCTGGGTGACATTTGGTGTAAATATGATTATGACAATCATCAAAAGAAGAGAACGTCATATTTATGTTGCCATTTGGTTCTACTTAGCAACTTTCGTTACTGTAGCTGTGCTACATATCTTTAACTCATTAGAGTTGCCTGTAAATGCTCTTAAATCTTACTCTGTATACGCTGGGGTACAAGATGCATTAGTGCAGTGGTGGTATGGTCACAATGCTGTAGCATTCTTCTTAACAACACCTTTCTTAGGTTTAATGTATTATTATTTACCAAAAGCAGCTAATAGACCTGTTTATTCATATAGACTTTCTATTATTCACTTCTGGTCATTAATTTTCTTATATATCTGGGCAGGACCTCACCACCTATTGTATTCAGCATTACCAGAATGGGCTCAAAACTTAGGAGTTGTATTCTCAGTTATGTTAATTGCTCCATCTTGGGGAGGTATGATCAACGGTCTTTTAACTCTTCGTGGAGTTTGGGATAAAGTTAGAGTTGATCCTGTGTTAAAATTCTTCGTAGTAGGTATTACTGGTTATGGTATGGCTACATTCGAAGGACCAATGTTATCGTTAAAGAACGTGAACGCTATTGCTCACTATACTGACTGGATCGTAGCTCACGTACACGTTGGTGCATTAGCATGGAACGGATTCATGACATTCGGTATGGTATATTGGTTAATACCTAGAATGGTAAAAACAGAATTATACTCTAAGGCGGCAGCTAACTTCCACTTCTGGATTGGTACTTTAGGTATTATTTTATATACTATTCCTTTATACGTTGCTGGTTTCTCTCAACACTTAATGTGGAAAGATTTTAACCCAGACGGTACTTTAAAGTATGGTAACTTCTTAGAAACTGTAACTGCTATTATGCCGATGTATGCAATGCGTGCTATCGGAGGTACATTATATTTAGCTGGAGTATTAGTGTTAATTTATAACATTTATAAAACAGTAAGAGCTGGTCAACCAGTTGAAGATGAATTAGCTGAAGCTCCTGCATTACAAAGAATTTCTGCTGGTAGATTAAAAGGTGAAGGATGGCATACTCATTTGGAGAGAAGACCTATCCAGTTTACTATCTTAACTACAGTAGCTATTTTAATAGGTGGTTTAGTTCAAATCGTTCCTACAATATTTGTGAAATCAAATATACCTACTATTACAAGTGTGAAACCATATACTCCATTAGAGTTAGAAGGTAGAGATCTTTATATTAGAGAAGGATGTGTTGGGTGTCACTCACAAATGATTCGTCCATTCCGTTCTGAAGTAGAGAGATATGGAGAGTATTCTAAATCTGGAGAATATGTATATGATCATCCATTCCTATGGGGATCTAAGAGAACAGGTCCAGATTTATTTAGAGTTGGTGGAAAGTATTCAGACAGTTGGCATTATAACCATATGTATGATCCACAATCAACGTCTCCGAATTCAATTATGCCAGGTTATAAATGGTTATTTGCAAATAAAAATGCTAACTACACTGAGATTGAAACTAAAATGAGTGTAATGAGAACTTTAGGTGTTCCATATACTGATGAGGATATTGCTGGTGCACAAGCTTCTATTAAGAAACAATCTGAAGAAATTGCTAAGAACCTAGAAGGTGATCCTGACTACGTTAAATCTTATGAAGATAGCAAAAAGCGTTCTGCAGAGAGAGGTGAAGAGTTTGTACCAATGAGTAATCGTGAGATTGTAGCTGTAATTGCATATCTACAACGTTTAGGTACTGACATAAAAAAAGTAGAAGAATAA
- a CDS encoding WbqC family protein yields MNNILIHPTYFPSISHFASMLQAEQVTFEMEDNFQKQTNRNRTFIYSANGKQMLNIPIKHSEESKQKFKDVRIEHAFGWQKQHFKSLEAAYRTSPYFEYFEDDIRPLFEGKAEFMLDLNLQIHEVLCSCLGINIGYTQTTEYLHEVGSDLIDLRPLANGKKDSHTFEPYVQVFDDRHGYLNNLSILDLLFNEGRHAIDYLKKQNIHI; encoded by the coding sequence ATGAATAACATACTTATTCATCCAACTTATTTTCCATCGATTAGTCACTTCGCTTCAATGTTGCAAGCTGAACAAGTAACTTTCGAAATGGAAGATAACTTTCAGAAACAAACGAATAGGAATAGAACTTTTATTTATAGTGCTAATGGTAAGCAAATGCTTAATATACCAATAAAGCATTCAGAAGAATCAAAGCAAAAGTTTAAAGATGTAAGGATAGAACATGCTTTTGGATGGCAAAAACAACACTTTAAGAGCTTAGAAGCTGCTTATAGGACTTCTCCTTACTTTGAGTATTTTGAAGATGACATACGACCTCTATTTGAAGGAAAAGCAGAGTTTATGTTAGATTTGAATTTACAAATACACGAAGTACTGTGTTCTTGTTTAGGAATAAACATTGGATACACTCAAACAACAGAATATTTACACGAAGTTGGTTCTGATTTGATTGATTTAAGACCTTTAGCAAATGGTAAAAAAGATTCACACACATTCGAGCCTTATGTTCAAGTTTTTGACGACAGGCACGGTTATTTAAACAATCTAAGCATACTAGATTTATTATTTAATGAAGGAAGACATGCGATCGATTATTTAAAAAAACAAAACATACATATATAA
- a CDS encoding CcoQ/FixQ family Cbb3-type cytochrome c oxidase assembly chaperone, whose product MLKFIKHNMETIGGVEIFPIISLIIFFTFFMGLFIWVATYKKETIEELSNMPFMDDEAHNVDSNSEKL is encoded by the coding sequence ATGCTAAAATTCATTAAACATAATATGGAAACGATAGGTGGAGTGGAGATATTTCCTATTATATCACTTATCATTTTCTTTACATTCTTTATGGGTCTGTTTATTTGGGTAGCTACTTATAAGAAAGAGACGATTGAAGAATTGAGCAATATGCCATTCATGGATGATGAAGCGCACAATGTTGATAGTAATTCAGAAAAATTATGA
- a CDS encoding cbb3-type cytochrome c oxidase N-terminal domain-containing protein: MKKFFPVYVRVPLLFAIFFFAIEWLVRGDSDKPAFMEHPVVLILLGLFLFALIAVEIVASATSKIMDRLMTPEERAQKATEASLPFSETPWVKRLMQKLTSTKTIAQESDIMMDHDYDGIKELDNELPPWWVGLFYVTAIFAVIYLLRYHVFEGDNQIAEFEKEMIAAKEQVEEYKKNAPDMLTADQAVFSDEAAVLSAGKALFDTNCAVCHKTDGGGSIGPNLTDDHWILGGGMKNIFNTISEGGRPGKGMVPWKTNFKPAEIEKLASYIISLNGTTPAEPKAAEGDIIWSKAELSGDKAVEVAPATEVAPVTEEVAPEEAK; this comes from the coding sequence ATGAAAAAGTTTTTTCCAGTATATGTAAGAGTTCCTCTGCTATTTGCCATATTCTTTTTTGCGATCGAATGGTTAGTTAGAGGAGACAGTGATAAGCCTGCCTTTATGGAGCATCCTGTTGTGCTTATTTTATTAGGTTTGTTTTTATTCGCATTGATCGCTGTAGAAATTGTAGCGTCGGCAACGAGTAAAATTATGGATCGTTTAATGACTCCTGAAGAAAGAGCTCAGAAAGCTACAGAAGCTAGTCTTCCTTTTTCTGAAACTCCTTGGGTGAAACGTTTAATGCAAAAATTAACTAGCACTAAAACGATAGCGCAAGAATCAGATATTATGATGGATCATGATTATGATGGTATTAAAGAGTTAGATAATGAATTACCACCATGGTGGGTTGGGCTATTCTATGTAACTGCAATATTTGCTGTTATTTATCTGCTTCGTTACCATGTGTTTGAAGGAGATAACCAAATAGCTGAGTTTGAGAAAGAAATGATAGCTGCTAAAGAACAAGTCGAAGAGTATAAGAAAAATGCTCCAGATATGTTGACAGCAGATCAAGCTGTATTCTCTGATGAGGCAGCTGTATTATCAGCAGGTAAAGCACTATTTGATACAAACTGTGCTGTATGTCATAAAACTGATGGAGGTGGTTCTATCGGACCGAACCTAACTGATGATCACTGGATTTTAGGAGGAGGTATGAAAAATATTTTTAATACTATTTCTGAAGGTGGACGTCCAGGTAAAGGAATGGTACCTTGGAAAACTAATTTCAAACCTGCAGAGATTGAGAAATTAGCTTCATATATCATTTCATTAAATGGTACTACACCTGCTGAACCAAAAGCAGCAGAAGGTGATATCATTTGGTCTAAAGCAGAATTAAGTGGTGATAAGGCTGTTGAAGTGGCTCCTGCGACTGAAGTAGCACCTGTAACTGAGGAAGTAGCTCCAGAAGAAGCAAAATAA
- the ccoG gene encoding cytochrome c oxidase accessory protein CcoG, giving the protein MATIHDESFRDSIGTIDKDGKRAWIYPKKPSGPFYNKRKIVSYVLIFFLFVAPFIKLNGNQFLLFNVIDRKFNIFGFPFWPQDFYLIVISIIIGVVFVTLFTVSFGRIFCGWICPQTIFMEMVFRRIEYWIDGDRGAQVRLDKQAWNSEKIRKRLLKWFIFFFISFLIANVFLAYIIGGDVVIQMMVDGPANHMGRFVGLIIFTAVFYFVFTWFREQVCIIACPYGRLQGVLLDNKSIIVAYDHVRGEAENGRAKFKKGIDRAAEGIGDCIDCKQCVNVCPTGIDIRNGTQLECVNCTACIDECDHMMDSVGMPRGLIRYASESEISEGTKFKFSLRQKGYVVVLCILSTILVGLLFLRTDIEATVLRVAGQTYSHITIDDKENIRNVYTFKVVNKTMKDFDDITFKLSAPESGVITMIGKPIIKVEKEGYAEGTMFIDVPKYVLESHRTKVKIEVYNSGKLIQTTSTNFLGPRTLD; this is encoded by the coding sequence ATGGCTACAATACATGATGAGAGTTTTCGTGACTCCATAGGTACAATTGACAAAGATGGTAAGAGAGCTTGGATTTATCCAAAGAAACCTTCTGGGCCTTTTTATAATAAACGTAAAATCGTTAGTTACGTTTTAATCTTCTTTCTTTTCGTGGCACCATTTATTAAATTAAATGGAAATCAGTTTTTACTGTTTAATGTTATCGACAGAAAGTTTAATATTTTTGGGTTTCCTTTTTGGCCTCAGGATTTTTATCTTATCGTTATATCTATTATTATAGGTGTTGTATTCGTTACTTTATTTACGGTTTCCTTTGGACGTATTTTCTGTGGATGGATTTGTCCTCAGACTATCTTTATGGAAATGGTGTTTAGACGTATAGAGTACTGGATAGATGGTGATAGAGGAGCCCAAGTGCGCTTAGATAAACAAGCTTGGAACTCAGAGAAAATTAGAAAGAGATTATTAAAGTGGTTTATTTTCTTTTTTATCTCGTTCTTGATTGCTAATGTTTTCTTAGCTTATATTATTGGAGGTGATGTTGTTATTCAGATGATGGTCGATGGTCCTGCTAATCATATGGGACGTTTTGTAGGGCTAATTATTTTTACAGCAGTATTCTACTTTGTGTTTACTTGGTTTAGAGAACAGGTGTGTATTATAGCTTGTCCTTATGGTCGACTACAAGGAGTTCTTTTAGATAATAAATCTATTATTGTTGCTTATGACCACGTACGAGGTGAGGCAGAAAATGGTAGAGCTAAATTTAAAAAAGGAATTGATAGAGCAGCTGAGGGAATAGGTGATTGTATTGACTGTAAGCAATGTGTGAACGTTTGTCCAACAGGTATAGATATTCGTAATGGTACTCAGTTAGAGTGTGTGAACTGTACTGCTTGTATAGATGAATGTGATCATATGATGGATAGTGTAGGAATGCCTAGAGGGTTAATTCGCTATGCTTCTGAATCTGAAATATCTGAGGGTACTAAGTTTAAGTTTAGTCTACGTCAGAAGGGATACGTTGTTGTATTATGTATTTTAAGTACTATTTTAGTAGGATTACTATTCTTAAGAACAGATATTGAAGCAACTGTATTGCGTGTAGCTGGACAAACATATTCTCATATTACTATAGACGATAAAGAAAATATCAGAAACGTTTATACTTTCAAAGTTGTTAATAAAACAATGAAAGATTTTGATGATATTACTTTTAAATTAAGTGCTCCTGAAAGCGGTGTGATTACTATGATTGGAAAACCTATTATTAAAGTAGAGAAAGAAGGTTATGCTGAAGGTACCATGTTTATTGACGTTCCTAAATATGTTTTAGAAAGTCATAGAACTAAAGTTAAGATAGAGGTCTATAATAGTGGTAAGTTGATTCAAACTACATCTACTAATTTCTTAGGCCCTAGAACATTGGATTAA